A single genomic interval of Megalobrama amblycephala isolate DHTTF-2021 linkage group LG17, ASM1881202v1, whole genome shotgun sequence harbors:
- the ube2wa gene encoding probable ubiquitin-conjugating enzyme E2 W-A, translating to MASMQKRLQKELMALQSDPPPGMTLNERSVQNTITEWLIDMEGAPGTLYEGEKFQLLFKFSGRYPFDSPQVMFTGENIPIHPHVYSNGHICLSILTEDWSPALSVQSVCLSIISMLSSCKEKRRPPDNSFYVKTCNKNPKKTKWWYHDDTC from the exons ATGGCGTCTATGCAG AAGCGATTACAAAAGGAGTTGATGGCATTGCAAAGTGATCCACCTCCTGGAATGACACTAAATGAGAGAAGTGTCCAGAACACAATCACTGA GTGGTTAATAGATATGGAAGGTGCTCCAGGTACTCTTTATGAAGGGGAGAAGTTTCAACTCCTGTTCAAATTCAGTGGTCGATATCCTTTTGATTCACCTCAG GTAATGTTCACTGGAGAGAATATACCCATCCATCCGCACGTCTATAGCAACGGTCACATCTGTTTATCTATTTTAACGGAAGACTGGTCACCAGCTCTCTCTGTGCAGTCTGTTTGTTTAAGCATTATCAGCATGCTGTCAAGCTGCAAAGAAAAG AGACGTCCTCCAGATAACTCATTTTATGTAAAGACATGTAATAAGAATCCAAAGAAAACTAAGTGGTGGTATCATG ATGATACATGCTAG